A single genomic interval of Selenobaculum gibii harbors:
- a CDS encoding PHP domain-containing protein — translation MSWLDLHMHSRISGDGEFAPGKMMELCQKAGVRVAAIADHNSIRGLSEAAKAAEKYAVTLIPAVELDCQHNGTNLHVLGYKIDYQAHAKIFDKIEQEIFQQEKIASVKRMQRIREMGIFIDEEKVYQLVGKDRVIQVESMVYVAMQDTRNRHHPLLQPYFPGGMRSDSPFVNFYWDYFSQGKPSYVHVEFIRLAEAVAVIEKAGGVAILAHPGNNIGRKETLLHEIIEAGVKGVEVYSSYHDLLTIDFYKSMTEKYKLLTTAGSDFHGRAKPSIQLGDISVEKREQEIFTRLMEAGRRDV, via the coding sequence ATGAGTTGGCTAGATTTGCATATGCATTCAAGAATTAGTGGTGATGGTGAATTTGCACCGGGGAAAATGATGGAGCTTTGTCAGAAAGCCGGTGTAAGAGTAGCGGCAATTGCTGACCATAACTCTATACGTGGTTTGTCTGAAGCCGCAAAAGCGGCAGAAAAATATGCAGTGACCTTGATTCCGGCAGTGGAGTTAGATTGTCAGCATAATGGTACTAATTTGCACGTGCTAGGATATAAGATTGATTATCAAGCGCATGCAAAAATATTTGATAAAATCGAGCAAGAAATCTTTCAGCAAGAAAAGATAGCGAGTGTAAAGCGCATGCAAAGGATTCGGGAGATGGGAATCTTCATAGATGAAGAAAAAGTTTATCAGCTAGTTGGAAAAGATAGGGTTATTCAAGTAGAAAGTATGGTTTATGTAGCTATGCAAGATACACGCAATCGCCATCATCCTTTATTGCAACCCTATTTCCCTGGGGGTATGCGTAGTGATAGTCCGTTTGTAAATTTTTATTGGGATTATTTTAGTCAGGGGAAACCATCCTATGTACATGTGGAATTTATTCGTCTAGCAGAAGCAGTCGCAGTGATTGAAAAAGCCGGTGGGGTTGCGATTTTGGCACATCCCGGCAATAACATTGGCAGGAAGGAAACATTACTTCATGAAATTATCGAGGCAGGGGTAAAAGGTGTGGAAGTATACAGTTCTTATCATGATTTGTTAACAATTGATTTTTATAAAAGCATGACAGAAAAATATAAGCTACTGACGACTGCTGGAAGTGATTTTCATGGTAGAGCAAAACCATCAATTCAGTTAGGTGATATTTCAGTGGAAAAACGCGAACAAGAGATTTTCACAAGATTGATGGAAGCTGGGAGACGTGACGTATAG
- a CDS encoding ABC transporter ATP-binding protein — MTIKLSDIRKIYTIGDSTVAALDGVNLHIRKGEFAAIMGPSGSGKSTLMNILGCLDRPTSGSYVLDNEEVAKLNDDDLAITRNKKIGFVFQNFNLLSRISALENVALPLIYAGVDRKTRLNRARELLNSVGLEKRMDHLPNELSGGQRQRVAIARALVNDPRIIMADEPTGNLDTKSSVEIMGLFGQLHKQGKTIILVTHEPDIAEYAERQLIVRDGKLVRDEVKGAESDV, encoded by the coding sequence ATGACGATAAAACTTTCTGACATTCGAAAAATTTATACGATTGGAGACTCTACTGTTGCTGCACTAGATGGCGTAAACCTTCATATTAGAAAAGGTGAATTTGCAGCGATTATGGGACCTTCTGGCTCAGGAAAATCTACATTGATGAATATATTAGGATGTTTAGATCGACCAACTTCTGGGTCTTATGTTTTGGATAATGAAGAAGTTGCAAAGTTAAATGATGATGATTTAGCAATTACGCGAAACAAAAAAATTGGTTTTGTATTTCAAAATTTTAATTTATTATCGCGAATTAGTGCTTTAGAAAATGTGGCATTGCCCTTAATTTACGCTGGCGTTGATCGGAAAACACGTTTAAATAGAGCGAGAGAATTACTTAATTCTGTTGGTTTAGAAAAACGTATGGATCATCTGCCAAACGAATTATCAGGTGGACAGCGCCAAAGAGTCGCGATTGCAAGAGCTTTGGTCAATGATCCGCGCATTATTATGGCGGATGAACCGACTGGAAACCTCGATACAAAATCGAGTGTTGAAATTATGGGGTTATTTGGTCAGTTGCATAAACAAGGGAAGACGATTATCCTCGTTACCCACGAACCTGACATTGCTGAATATGCTGAGCGTCAATTAATCGTACGTGATGGAAAGCTAGTGCGCGATGAGGTGAAGGGGGCGGAAAGTGATGTTTAG
- a CDS encoding Lin0368 family putative glycerol transporter subunit: MSALRTIVGTAIAGIFVMSVWGAFSNAYGIGGGWFAGFMIISIMWFMNHFVGIMHNPAGGAWVDMALGIAICGTMRDVFMAGSVVPLMESIPTILVVVLGGITGGITAVTFQKNIQPVAETKKENSLKAS, encoded by the coding sequence ATGAGCGCATTGAGAACAATTGTTGGAACAGCAATAGCTGGTATATTCGTAATGAGTGTATGGGGAGCCTTTTCCAATGCTTATGGTATTGGTGGCGGTTGGTTCGCAGGATTTATGATTATTAGTATTATGTGGTTTATGAATCATTTTGTTGGTATTATGCATAATCCAGCAGGCGGAGCTTGGGTAGACATGGCATTAGGAATCGCAATCTGTGGCACAATGAGAGATGTATTTATGGCTGGTTCTGTAGTTCCTCTTATGGAATCTATACCAACTATACTGGTTGTAGTCTTGGGCGGTATTACTGGTGGTATTACAGCAGTTACATTCCAAAAAAACATTCAGCCTGTTGCAGAAACAAAGAAAGAAAATTCTCTAAAAGCATCCTAA
- a CDS encoding Lin0368 family putative glycerol transporter subunit produces MTVNLMIATFVGAFIFPFLLRVCVDPLIKNFGPVGGWLFAGFVVGTCWTLNHGLSMIFQSGHAWVDMAWAAGFGLWAASIYSGDSLPKSIPTFINAIIGGTLGGFILSCFLK; encoded by the coding sequence ATGACAGTCAATTTAATGATAGCTACTTTTGTTGGAGCTTTTATCTTCCCGTTTTTACTTCGAGTATGTGTTGATCCTTTAATTAAAAATTTCGGTCCTGTAGGTGGTTGGCTCTTTGCCGGATTCGTCGTCGGAACTTGTTGGACCCTAAATCACGGGTTAAGCATGATATTTCAATCCGGTCACGCTTGGGTAGATATGGCCTGGGCAGCAGGATTCGGCTTATGGGCAGCATCCATTTATTCTGGCGATAGTCTGCCAAAATCCATTCCAACTTTTATTAATGCAATTATCGGTGGTACTCTCGGTGGTTTTATATTATCTTGCTTTTTAAAATAA
- a CDS encoding efflux RND transporter periplasmic adaptor subunit — protein MNKKTMKWVAVAVIFIGLAGGGYLYYQSKQTTGTPIGQTVKVERGKASSTVSATGTIKPVNSVEISSKITARIKEIPVKENDHVKQNQTLVILEDKELDTKLDQAQYKVTNAKAKYDRTAYLHSIGAKSDSELEDALYEYQNALSSLEGVQSNVDDTIIVSPIDGYVIGEPLSVGTLVAQGVNNPTVIMNIVDLSTKQIRAKVDETDIGNVKIGQSAVFTVDAYNGKTFTAKVANISQTDVNKSWSSSTTTSSSVIYYDVTLDVEDPDNLLKPSMTARVNINVAEKDHVLLVPLAALKTNNEGQYVERVNADGTTENVQVTVGIYSDDKVEITSGLAEGDMLAVSYTKSKNSSSSNGNRQQPRM, from the coding sequence ATGAACAAGAAAACGATGAAATGGGTTGCGGTTGCAGTTATTTTTATTGGATTGGCTGGTGGTGGTTACCTATATTATCAGAGCAAACAAACAACTGGGACTCCGATTGGACAAACGGTAAAAGTAGAGCGTGGTAAAGCTAGTTCTACCGTGTCGGCAACGGGGACAATTAAGCCGGTAAATTCAGTAGAAATCAGTTCTAAGATTACAGCGAGAATCAAAGAAATTCCAGTAAAAGAGAATGATCATGTTAAGCAAAATCAAACGCTCGTTATCCTTGAAGATAAAGAACTCGATACAAAGCTTGATCAAGCACAATATAAAGTAACAAATGCAAAAGCAAAATATGATCGTACTGCTTATTTGCATTCTATTGGTGCAAAATCGGATTCAGAGTTAGAAGATGCTCTTTATGAATATCAAAATGCATTATCTAGCCTTGAAGGGGTGCAATCCAATGTGGATGATACGATTATTGTCTCACCAATTGATGGCTATGTAATTGGTGAACCACTTAGTGTAGGAACTCTAGTGGCACAAGGGGTAAATAATCCTACGGTCATCATGAATATTGTGGATTTATCTACCAAGCAGATTCGTGCGAAAGTAGATGAGACGGATATTGGAAATGTGAAAATTGGGCAGAGTGCTGTGTTTACTGTAGATGCGTATAATGGTAAAACGTTTACTGCAAAAGTAGCAAATATTTCTCAGACGGATGTAAATAAGAGTTGGTCGAGTTCAACGACAACATCTTCAAGTGTTATTTATTATGATGTAACCTTAGATGTAGAAGATCCAGATAATTTACTAAAACCATCGATGACAGCACGGGTGAATATTAATGTAGCTGAAAAAGATCATGTGCTGCTGGTACCGCTTGCCGCATTAAAGACAAATAATGAAGGACAATATGTTGAACGCGTAAATGCAGATGGAACAACGGAAAATGTACAGGTAACGGTAGGAATTTATAGTGATGATAAAGTAGAGATTACCAGCGGATTGGCTGAAGGGGATATGTTGGCTGTTTCTTATACCAAATCAAAAAATAGCAGTTCTAGCAATGGAAATCGTCAGCAGCCGCGGATGTAG
- a CDS encoding TolC family protein, which yields MKGKMRKVLAALITTYLMSNATITFAMPLTLSIDEAIDMALKNNYNIKIAEKDEAKAQAALKSAKSQQDPSVSANVSMGITDVNDNGFERSNNNNIRMSMPLYTGGKNELNIEKAKDSITASELALIRTKENTMLDTITAYYNVLEAEKIVAVDKETVDNYQEHLNDVKNLYQAGSTPKVDLLRSEVELVNAQQTLLKSQNSYDIAVSKLKNIIKFDSEDAIDLLDDVEYHAVERNLLECIAYAKENRVDLKKYQVAIEQAQKDIDIAKGDKKPSVSLSVGTGWNKQILPDHANHSLTAAVEASWNLFDGNITAAKIKDAELSLEQAELEYYKQADAIDLEVREAYLNMQEAEKRFHTTKVAVSKAEEDYFIAKEKYKAGAGVILDIIDAQLALTTAKTNYIQAQYDYASYKATLDNVMGVSEEAE from the coding sequence ATGAAGGGAAAAATGCGCAAAGTTTTAGCTGCTCTTATTACTACCTATTTAATGAGTAATGCGACAATAACTTTTGCAATGCCATTGACGCTATCTATTGATGAGGCGATTGATATGGCTTTAAAAAATAATTATAATATCAAGATTGCTGAAAAAGACGAAGCAAAAGCTCAGGCAGCATTAAAAAGTGCAAAGTCACAGCAGGATCCATCTGTGAGTGCAAACGTTAGTATGGGGATAACGGATGTGAATGATAATGGTTTTGAGCGAAGCAACAATAACAATATTCGTATGTCTATGCCGCTTTATACAGGTGGAAAAAATGAGTTGAATATTGAAAAAGCAAAAGACTCAATTACAGCGAGTGAACTTGCTCTAATCCGTACGAAAGAAAATACGATGCTTGATACGATAACAGCCTATTACAATGTTTTAGAAGCGGAAAAGATTGTTGCTGTTGATAAGGAAACAGTAGATAATTATCAAGAACATTTGAATGATGTAAAAAATCTTTACCAGGCAGGTAGTACGCCAAAAGTAGATTTATTGAGATCGGAAGTAGAATTAGTAAATGCACAGCAGACATTGCTTAAATCACAAAATTCTTATGATATTGCAGTAAGTAAATTGAAGAATATCATTAAATTTGATAGTGAAGATGCGATTGACTTATTAGATGATGTAGAATATCATGCGGTTGAACGCAATTTATTGGAATGTATTGCTTATGCAAAAGAAAATCGTGTGGATTTAAAAAAATATCAAGTGGCAATAGAGCAGGCACAAAAAGATATTGATATTGCCAAAGGCGATAAAAAACCATCGGTTTCACTTTCCGTAGGTACAGGGTGGAATAAACAAATTTTACCCGATCATGCAAACCATTCATTAACTGCTGCAGTCGAAGCAAGCTGGAATTTATTTGACGGTAATATTACTGCTGCGAAAATTAAGGATGCTGAATTATCTTTGGAACAAGCAGAGCTTGAATATTACAAACAAGCAGATGCGATTGATTTAGAAGTTAGAGAAGCGTATTTAAATATGCAAGAGGCAGAAAAACGTTTTCATACAACAAAAGTAGCAGTTAGTAAGGCAGAAGAAGACTATTTTATTGCGAAAGAAAAATATAAAGCCGGTGCAGGCGTTATATTAGATATTATTGATGCGCAGTTAGCGCTGACTACGGCAAAGACGAACTATATTCAAGCGCAATATGATTATGCATCGTATAAAGCTACGCTTGATAATGTGATGGGTGTTAGCGAGGAGGCGGAATAA
- the recQ gene encoding DNA helicase RecQ: protein MFSQAKQILKRFYGYDSFRPGQEKIIKSFLAGEDTVAIMPTGAGKSICFQVPALLLDGCTLVISPLISLMKDQVDALINQGIPATYINSSLSSAELNRRLYDISAGKYKLIYVAPERLSADFFQTCLIKTTISMIAIDEAHCLSQWGHDFRPSYQLIYPFIRQLPKRPLIGAFTATATPEVKDDIINLLGLYHPNIQVSGFDRPNLYFNVLRGENKQKFILHYVKTHASQSGIIYAATRKEVDAIFALLSSKGYKAGHYHAGLSDEERIREQDRFLYDDIQVMVATNAFGMGIDKSNVRYVIHYNMPRNMEAYYQEAGRSGRDGEPGECTLLFSPQDTMLQKFLIDKSVENPDRKQHELSKLQTMVDYCHTPNCLRNYIISYFGETDAPTSCDNCSNCTDESELIDITVDAQKVFSCILRLNERFGITMIAEVLKGSQNKKLLQFRFDKLSTYGLFANRTVNDIKLLIQRLIATQYLMLTESEYPVVRLTSLAYTVLKGDQSVWQKVIKTKQVASDDLLFQELRKLRKEIADAEKIPPYQVFADSTLHEMCKYQPTTLEAMQDIKGVGEVKLNKYGQFFITAIRVFTPEDTVSSPSKTMEKPPSTSEPKTPTHLLTLNLFTQGLSLTEIANERSLTTATVFNHLVKAANENCVVDWDRFIRPEYEEQILNVIHKLGPAPLRPLKDELPEEITYDEIKAVIAKHFAKSSNKN from the coding sequence ATGTTTTCACAGGCTAAACAAATTTTAAAGCGCTTTTATGGCTACGATAGTTTCCGCCCCGGTCAAGAAAAAATCATCAAGAGTTTCCTAGCTGGCGAAGATACCGTTGCTATCATGCCGACAGGTGCCGGTAAATCTATTTGCTTTCAAGTCCCGGCACTTCTGCTTGATGGCTGTACACTTGTTATTTCCCCTTTAATTTCCCTAATGAAAGACCAAGTAGATGCCCTCATAAATCAAGGAATACCTGCTACTTATATCAACAGCTCTCTTTCCTCTGCTGAATTAAATCGTCGTCTATACGATATTTCCGCAGGTAAGTACAAACTGATCTATGTTGCTCCAGAGCGTTTGTCCGCAGATTTTTTCCAAACCTGCCTAATTAAAACTACAATTAGTATGATTGCAATAGATGAAGCCCACTGTCTTTCTCAATGGGGGCATGATTTTCGACCAAGTTATCAACTCATCTACCCGTTTATTCGTCAATTGCCAAAACGTCCATTAATCGGCGCATTTACTGCAACAGCTACCCCTGAGGTTAAAGACGATATCATCAATTTACTCGGACTTTATCATCCGAACATTCAGGTAAGTGGTTTTGACCGTCCTAATTTGTACTTTAATGTATTACGCGGGGAAAACAAACAAAAATTCATTCTCCATTATGTCAAAACTCACGCTTCTCAATCAGGAATTATTTATGCTGCAACACGCAAAGAAGTCGATGCGATTTTTGCTTTATTATCAAGTAAAGGCTATAAAGCAGGACATTATCATGCGGGTTTAAGTGATGAAGAACGCATTCGTGAACAAGATCGCTTTCTTTATGATGACATTCAAGTCATGGTTGCTACCAATGCCTTTGGTATGGGAATCGACAAATCCAATGTTCGTTATGTTATTCATTATAATATGCCACGCAATATGGAAGCATATTATCAAGAAGCCGGACGTAGTGGTCGCGATGGCGAGCCCGGGGAATGTACCCTTCTATTCAGCCCACAAGATACAATGCTACAAAAATTTCTGATTGACAAATCTGTAGAAAACCCAGATCGCAAACAACATGAATTAAGCAAATTACAAACGATGGTCGATTATTGCCACACCCCAAACTGTTTAAGAAATTATATTATTTCGTATTTTGGCGAAACCGATGCCCCAACAAGTTGCGATAATTGTAGCAATTGTACAGATGAAAGCGAATTAATTGACATTACCGTAGATGCGCAAAAAGTATTTTCCTGTATTCTTCGTTTAAATGAACGTTTTGGAATCACCATGATTGCCGAGGTCTTAAAGGGATCACAAAATAAAAAATTATTGCAATTTCGTTTTGACAAATTATCTACCTATGGCTTATTTGCAAATAGAACGGTGAATGATATCAAGCTCTTAATTCAACGATTAATTGCCACACAATATCTCATGCTTACAGAAAGTGAATATCCAGTTGTTCGCCTTACTTCTTTGGCTTATACTGTTTTAAAAGGAGACCAAAGCGTCTGGCAGAAGGTAATAAAAACAAAACAAGTAGCCTCAGATGACCTTTTATTTCAAGAACTTCGTAAGTTGCGTAAAGAAATTGCAGATGCAGAAAAAATTCCTCCATATCAAGTCTTTGCTGATAGCACCCTTCATGAAATGTGTAAATATCAACCGACAACACTAGAAGCAATGCAGGATATTAAAGGTGTTGGCGAAGTCAAACTAAACAAATACGGACAATTTTTCATTACAGCCATTCGTGTATTTACCCCTGAAGATACAGTATCTTCCCCATCAAAAACAATGGAAAAGCCACCTTCAACCAGCGAACCAAAAACCCCTACCCATTTACTTACACTTAACTTATTCACCCAAGGGCTTTCATTGACGGAAATCGCAAATGAAAGATCCTTAACCACCGCAACGGTTTTTAATCATTTAGTCAAAGCTGCAAATGAAAATTGTGTTGTCGATTGGGATAGATTTATTCGCCCTGAATATGAAGAGCAAATTCTAAACGTTATTCACAAACTGGGCCCCGCACCGCTTCGCCCATTAAAGGACGAACTGCCAGAAGAAATCACTTATGATGAAATCAAGGCAGTGATTGCGAAACATTTTGCTAAATCATCGAATAAAAACTAA
- a CDS encoding CBS domain-containing protein, giving the protein MKVKDIMTREVVSVLPGASIEEIAKVLVENKISGVPVVDDVGNLVGIVSEGDLLHKEVSPQVPDIVNILGAFIFYNGVERYNEEVKKLMARSAEEIMTSKVVTIEEDMEVSKACQLMMKHQIKRIPVMKGWQLVGIISRVDVIKTLINKSI; this is encoded by the coding sequence ATGAAAGTAAAAGATATTATGACGAGAGAGGTTGTCTCCGTTTTACCGGGAGCTTCGATTGAGGAAATTGCGAAAGTTTTAGTAGAAAATAAAATATCGGGTGTTCCGGTAGTTGATGATGTTGGTAATCTTGTTGGGATTGTCAGTGAAGGCGATTTACTACATAAAGAGGTTTCACCACAAGTTCCAGATATAGTGAATATTTTAGGGGCATTTATTTTTTATAATGGTGTTGAACGCTATAATGAAGAAGTAAAGAAATTAATGGCGCGATCAGCAGAGGAAATTATGACAAGTAAAGTAGTAACGATTGAGGAAGATATGGAAGTTAGTAAAGCGTGTCAGCTAATGATGAAGCATCAAATTAAACGCATTCCGGTAATGAAAGGTTGGCAGCTTGTCGGAATTATAAGTCGTGTGGATGTAATCAAGACATTGATAAATAAATCAATTTAG
- a CDS encoding ABC transporter permease: protein MMFRESVRIAFHALIANKMRSILTMLGIIIGVGAVIAMVSIGMGVRDNVQSSIASLGSNMLIVSPGSSNSGGVRGGAGSMITLKTEDADAIREHIKNIDYVSPTVSKSYQVVAGNQNWNTSVQGVTSEFMSIRNLTVGSGTFISEQDLNSRTRVAVIGATVAENLFGEMNPTGQNIRINNTPYKVIGVLDSKGQSSMGQDQDDIIIVPLTTAQERLLGINYIQSINIQVSSAEAIDQVQAQIENLLRQRHKIIGDKEDDFTVHNLTSLLEMMTETTGMITLLLGSIAAISLLVGGIGIMNIMMVSVTERTREIGIRKALGATYHNIMMQFLIESVVIGVIGGLIGILIGCFVAVLISKLGGLNTTITLAPIIISFSFSVGIGLFFGIYPARKAALLDPIEALRYE, encoded by the coding sequence GTGATGTTTAGAGAAAGTGTACGCATTGCTTTTCATGCCCTGATCGCAAATAAAATGCGGTCAATCTTAACGATGCTCGGAATTATTATTGGTGTTGGTGCGGTGATTGCGATGGTATCAATAGGAATGGGTGTGCGAGACAATGTACAATCTTCCATCGCAAGTTTAGGTAGTAATATGCTAATCGTATCACCGGGTTCGTCGAATTCCGGTGGTGTCCGTGGTGGTGCTGGCAGTATGATTACGCTAAAAACAGAAGATGCTGACGCAATTCGTGAACATATAAAAAATATTGACTATGTTTCACCAACGGTAAGTAAATCTTATCAGGTCGTGGCGGGAAATCAGAACTGGAATACGAGCGTACAAGGGGTAACTTCAGAGTTCATGTCAATTCGCAATCTGACGGTTGGAAGTGGGACGTTTATCAGTGAACAGGATTTAAACTCTAGAACTCGTGTGGCTGTTATTGGGGCGACGGTAGCTGAAAATTTATTTGGTGAAATGAACCCAACGGGGCAAAATATTCGGATCAATAATACGCCTTATAAAGTGATTGGGGTACTAGATAGTAAGGGGCAGTCTTCGATGGGGCAAGACCAAGATGATATTATCATCGTTCCGTTGACAACTGCGCAAGAAAGATTATTAGGGATAAACTATATTCAATCTATTAATATACAAGTTTCTTCAGCAGAGGCAATTGATCAGGTACAGGCGCAAATTGAGAACCTGCTCCGTCAGCGTCATAAGATTATTGGTGATAAAGAAGATGATTTTACGGTACACAATTTAACGAGTTTGTTAGAAATGATGACGGAAACAACGGGAATGATTACACTTCTATTGGGAAGTATTGCAGCCATTTCACTTTTGGTAGGTGGAATCGGAATTATGAATATTATGATGGTATCTGTGACGGAAAGAACTCGAGAAATAGGAATTCGTAAAGCGCTCGGGGCAACATATCATAATATTATGATGCAGTTTTTGATTGAGTCCGTAGTAATCGGTGTCATTGGAGGATTGATTGGTATTCTTATCGGATGTTTTGTAGCTGTTTTAATCTCTAAATTAGGAGGATTAAACACAACAATTACTCTGGCACCAATTATCATTTCTTTTAGTTTTTCAGTAGGGATTGGATTATTTTTTGGAATTTATCCAGCGAGAAAAGCCGCTTTGCTTGATCCAATTGAAGCCTTACGTTATGAATAA
- a CDS encoding SDR family NAD(P)-dependent oxidoreductase, whose translation MTKQRFADKVFIITGAAGGIGYSIAEMAAREGASIVFSDLKEGIGKQARDKLRKLNPAVDFLPIDMTIQENAQDLVDFTVNKYGRVDVLINNAGVLGVKGAIHNIEDISSFKKVLDCNVMTMVYCSHYVVNQMLKQTSESAIVNIASIAGMIGFPGNIAYGTSKHAVIGLTKCMALDYATKGIRVNSVSPGVIQTPMLDAGIDRVNENRKASGKEPVLPNHLLSPQNRVAAPAEVANAVLFLASDKASHITGVNLPVDGGFTT comes from the coding sequence ATGACGAAACAAAGATTTGCAGACAAAGTTTTTATCATCACTGGCGCAGCAGGAGGAATCGGTTATTCAATCGCTGAAATGGCTGCTCGAGAAGGCGCATCCATCGTTTTTTCCGATCTTAAAGAAGGCATAGGAAAACAAGCGCGTGATAAGCTGCGCAAATTAAATCCTGCTGTTGATTTTTTGCCAATTGACATGACAATCCAAGAAAATGCCCAAGACCTAGTAGATTTTACAGTCAATAAATATGGTCGTGTTGATGTTTTGATAAACAATGCAGGAGTTTTGGGTGTTAAAGGGGCAATTCATAATATAGAAGATATATCTTCCTTCAAAAAAGTTCTTGATTGTAATGTTATGACTATGGTTTATTGTTCACATTATGTAGTAAATCAAATGTTGAAACAAACAAGTGAAAGTGCAATCGTTAATATTGCTTCTATCGCAGGCATGATTGGCTTCCCTGGAAATATCGCGTACGGTACTTCAAAACACGCGGTAATCGGGCTGACAAAATGTATGGCATTAGATTACGCAACTAAAGGAATCCGAGTTAACTCTGTAAGCCCGGGAGTTATCCAAACTCCAATGCTTGATGCAGGAATTGACCGTGTCAATGAAAATCGTAAAGCCTCTGGAAAGGAACCTGTCTTACCGAATCACCTTCTATCTCCACAAAATAGAGTTGCCGCCCCAGCTGAAGTAGCAAACGCCGTTTTATTTTTAGCTTCGGATAAAGCAAGTCATATTACAGGAGTCAACCTTCCTGTAGATGGGGGTTTTACCACATAA
- a CDS encoding EAL domain-containing protein, which translates to MSETSSLNLLKDIPIDVLKLDKGLFRQDKSTQKEHIILESIVDMAHKLDMKVVAEGVENIYQVNFLNMID; encoded by the coding sequence GTGAGTGAAACTTCTAGTTTGAATTTATTGAAAGATATACCTATTGATGTATTAAAGCTCGACAAGGGTTTATTTAGGCAAGATAAATCGACGCAAAAAGAACATATTATTCTTGAAAGTATTGTTGATATGGCACATAAGTTAGACATGAAAGTAGTGGCAGAAGGGGTAGAAAACATCTATCAAGTAAATTTTTTAAACATGATTGATTAG
- a CDS encoding AEC family transporter produces the protein MDIKMKLVFFGIDLILPLCIGYACRYQSVIKDHVFNKMILNNILVVYPILSFLSFWILPLTSDLMWLPVIGIMIGLVPGLIAYFVAERKYTEDADRGSYVMSAILSNLGTIGGLCVFLIYGETGYAYQQLIVLFQYILMFMFCYPLAQYYYQRSHGGEKVKRISVFSILFSRNQLAVVGILLGGVLQAFGVPRPHELDGVASIFVHLGAWTALLPVGYSMDFAKMRGHYHELLDLSVIKFLATPLVIYLFSQFVIADEIMRNSLLILACCPAAVNAVIIARLYKLNINICVAAFIVTTALFIFVVYPALFFLLSHWGI, from the coding sequence GTGGATATAAAAATGAAATTGGTTTTTTTTGGTATTGATCTCATTTTACCGCTTTGTATTGGGTATGCATGTCGATATCAAAGTGTAATTAAAGACCATGTCTTTAATAAAATGATTTTAAACAATATCTTAGTTGTTTATCCGATCTTATCTTTTTTGAGCTTTTGGATTTTGCCGTTAACAAGTGATTTGATGTGGCTGCCAGTGATTGGAATTATGATAGGACTTGTTCCGGGATTGATTGCCTATTTTGTTGCTGAACGTAAATATACAGAGGATGCAGATCGTGGCAGTTATGTAATGTCAGCAATTCTATCTAACTTGGGGACAATTGGCGGGCTGTGTGTGTTTCTTATTTATGGAGAAACTGGTTATGCCTATCAACAGTTAATAGTGTTATTTCAATACATATTGATGTTCATGTTTTGCTATCCCCTTGCGCAGTATTATTATCAACGGAGTCATGGTGGGGAGAAAGTAAAGCGGATTTCAGTTTTTTCAATTTTATTTAGTCGTAATCAATTAGCGGTGGTTGGGATTCTGCTTGGTGGTGTTTTACAGGCTTTCGGTGTGCCTCGACCGCATGAATTAGACGGTGTTGCTAGTATTTTTGTTCACTTAGGTGCATGGACAGCATTGCTTCCCGTAGGCTATTCGATGGATTTTGCAAAAATGCGCGGACATTATCATGAATTGCTTGATTTATCGGTGATTAAGTTTCTCGCCACACCGCTCGTTATTTATTTATTTTCTCAATTCGTAATTGCGGATGAAATTATGCGCAATAGTTTACTAATTTTAGCCTGTTGCCCTGCGGCAGTGAATGCAGTAATTATTGCTAGACTATATAAACTTAATATTAATATTTGTGTAGCTGCGTTTATTGTAACAACAGCATTGTTTATATTTGTAGTATATCCAGCATTGTTTTTCTTGCTAAGCCATTGGGGAATTTAG